A window of Cynocephalus volans isolate mCynVol1 chromosome 3, mCynVol1.pri, whole genome shotgun sequence genomic DNA:
AGTGGTTGCAGCTCTGTCTACGTGTACTCTGCTTTGCTTACTGGGGCTGGAAGAAATATGGATGAAAGTTCTGGAAAGAGTAGTGCAGGAAGGAAAGGACATACTGCCTAATCTTGGTTGATTTGCAGATGGTAGGGAGAATCTCAGTGTTCATGTGCTGGAAGGGGAGTGCACACCAAACCCAACAAGCCAGGGAAACCCTGCAGAGAATCTCAAAAGGACCATGCAAACAGAAGCCATTCAAGAAATATTAGTTTCTTCCCTATTTTACAAGGCTTGGTGGCACTAATACTTGTATAAGTTCAGGTTCAAAGAGGGAGAAACCCGTTATTTGTGTGTTCAAGGAAGCTCAGCCCAGGTCCAGCCTTGGGGCAAGAATGGAGGAAACAATCAGCTTACCCCCAGGCCCTGGGGCAGCTCAATATGGGAAGAACCAGAAGACTCACTTGTTCTCTAAAGCTGGGAATGGGGTGTGGGTGAGCTTCGGTACTTCTTACAGAGAAAGAGTTCAGGGAACAGGATTATCCTTGGTCCCCTGCCCCAAATTTACATTTACTCACTCAGTAATACTGGGGTTCCCAAGAGAAAGTCTGAGCACAGACCATCCAGTAGTTGTCCTAGTCAGGGACCCTTCTAGTGGAGACATTAGGGGGTTTGCCAGTTCAGGGCTAGTGGGGTGAAGAAGAGGGAAGGGGCACACCAACAGATGTGGAGGGTTGACTAGGGCCAGGAGAGAATCCCAGTGGAAAGGCTAGAGTTTAAATAGGAGCCCAAGTTCTCTAGCAGGCAGGTGGGGTGGTCACTTGCTGATCCTGCAGAGCTGGGACACTGGCACAGAACACAGCAGCAAGCTCCTAGGAGGAGCAGATGAAGCTTGGAGCCCTTGGTGCTTTACCTTCTAAGTCAGTTCAGGAGACTGGGAGGATGGGAAGGCAGAGCACAATCAGAAACAGGTCTTTTCCTAATAAGAGGTGATATATAGcaaggttttttattttgtttttaaaagaaaaaaatgtaacatcatGATTATGCACAGAGGCTCTGGTGATTTCCTGGGTTCACAATCCTAACTTtgctatttactagctgtgtgatcttgaacaaATTACTGAGCTTCTCTGAgcccatttcctcatctctaaaacaggAATAATGATAATGCTCAactcatagggttgttttgagCATGCATGCAAAACACATTTTAGCAGATAAGTGTTAAGTAAATGTGAACTATTACTATTGTCAATACACATAACAACAATAATGCATACATATTAGGTAAGAGATTGTTACACAACAGCCCCCACCCAGTCTCCCTATTATCCTCCTCTGGGCTCCTCACTGATGACTAAACAGTGCATTGCTTGGTGGCTTCCAGTACAGTTTCTCTCTTCACTTTGCTGGAACTCTGACCTGAAGGTGATCCACAAGATGCATgaaattctttctgttttcttcacaaCATAAGGATGATGTTTAATTGGGCATTTGCTTGAGGAACAACCTGGGGTTCCTCTCTTTCAGCTGTCCTTATTCAAAGGATTAAGGGTGTGGACAGGTGGGGCATGGTAACAAGCCCCATAATCTATTCTGAATGCAAGTGTGGGCACATGTGCACACTCCACTCCCTTCACTTAGTGATAAGGAAGATGGGGAtccagaaatttttctttgataAATCATAACAGAAAAGGGCATGGGAAGCTAGTTACCTGGGAGCTCCTTGTTTATCTGTAGCATCAGGAACTGCTTCTTTCATCTCTTCTCCTTTCTAGAAGACTGTCCAGGAGCCTGAGGGAGGAAGGTGGATCAACCATGGTCTTGGAGAAAGGGAAGTAGGTTCTCCACCCCttctagagggagaaggaatagCAGAAATCAACGAAGATGAAGAGGGAGGCAAAcggaaatagagaaaatgaaggtAAATACCctatatgataaaaaaaaaaagtgatgaggTGGGACAGGGAcatggtaagaaaaaaatttttttttccaagttggtTTGATTCTTGATTTGGTATGTTTTCCATTCCTTATACCCATAATCTTTTATCCTCAAGAGAGCCCCCAaactttctcttttcatctttggGACTTCCAAGCATCATTTTCCCCAACAGAGATGCACCTCCCCAAAGTTGTCTCAGAGTATGCAGGCTGGAAGTCTATGGGGGCAAGAGCAAAAAGCAATGGACAGAGGATGAGCTGTGGTTTGGAAGAGGCTCTGGAATACCCTGAGGCTACAGGCTAGTTGTGGGATGCTTCCTGGGCTCTGGAACATGTGTGCCAAAAGCTAGAGGATCCATCCTTAGCCCCAATCAGATGCTCAAGGTGCTGTGCATTCTGAACTACAGCACCAGGTTGGAGAATGTAGCTTCTAATCTACTCTGCCATGCACAAATCATAAAATGTCAAACAAGAAGGAGCCTTAAGAGATCATCTAACTCAAATCCAGTTTCCCACGGAGGAAACAGTGGCCCAAAGAGGTGAAGTAACATGCCCAAAGTTATACAGCTAGTGACTTCCTTTTCTTCTGAGGCATAAAGAGTAAATCAGAATAGTTATTCTCATGATTCAATGTCCCTTGACAAACACAGTCCATAACGTGCTCAGAGGTTAATGGAAGGTACCCCAGAAAGGTGAGGCTGGCATTTTTCTGGAAGCCCCTGAGTGTACCAATCCCTTAGACACCTCATTATTTGGCCACAAGGACAGGCTTGGAGTTGCTTTTGCCTTCATTGTCATCGCAGGCTGCCTGGAGGCAGAAGGAAGAATCTGACTGCTACCTGTCCTCACTCCCAAGCCAGTCCGTGGCCACTGAAGCCAGGAACTGTCAGAGGTGacaaggaaatcctgtcataatGCTAGGGACCAGGGAGCAATGGCCAAGTTCCTGGGATTAAGCAAGGCAATTACAGTTGAGTTAAAGCTAGGATGGGCAGGACTGGGGGACCTGAGACGGCAAAGGCGGgttaagaaaagggaaagagcCAGCAATCCAAATGATTTCAACTGGGGTGGGCTATAAAAATACCTCCTCAATCCCGAAGGCGTTCCTTAACCTTCGACTGCCTAGGCCTGACGGGCCTTTCTCCCAGTGTCCACTCACTGAGGAGAACACCACCATCATCCCCATTCTTGGGCTCTTCTTCTAATCCCTTCGGCGCCCTTTCCAGCCTTTCTCCTCTGCCTCGGGTTCCTTGCACTCACAGCAGAGCTTCCTACATTCCGCCCACCCCCACGCCCCTTTGAGTGCTCCCACCGCGCTCGCCCTCCCGCACAGGACTCTCTTGGACGGCGCCTCGCCAATCTTGgcgtctccccttcctccctgccaCATCGGGTGCCCCCCGGCCCCGGGTGCCTTTGCTGTTTTCCGCCGTCGGCCGCAGACGCCTCGTCTCAGATAAAGTGGATCCAGCCCTGGGGCTCCGGGGCTCCGCCACTGCCCGGATGCTCGGGCCCACGTAGAGCATAGTCTCGGCCGCCGTTGTTGTCCCAGAACTCGTGACCCGTCACACGGTAGCGCAAGGCGAAGAGCAGGGCGCCCCCAATGGGTGGAGCCGGCAGGCGGAAGGCGAAGCGGTCGGcgcgcggcgggggcggggccgggccggcGTAGGCGGCGGGCACCTCGCGCTGGCTCCGCCAGCCGTCGGCGCTCCAGCGCACGCTCACGCGCTTCTCATAGGCCAGGTCCAGCACGCGCGCGCTCCCGGCCACGCCCAGCGGGCCCGCCTCGGCGCGTTCTAGGCAGATGCGCTGCGCCTGCAAGCGGGCGGCGAAACCGGGGTCGCTGGCCGGCTCCAGGGCGGCGCGAGCCTcctgagggaaagagggaggggaggagggagcccGGGGCAAAGGAAGGGAGAGACAGGGGGCAGGATCAGGGCCGGCTCTGGGCCAATCAGAAGCCGACCCCGGCTTCCGGGGCGGTGGAGTCAGGCCCAGCGGGGAGAATAGCCGAGAGCCACTAGCGAATGGGCACCCCCGAAGGAATGAGCAGGCGCAAGCCCAGGG
This region includes:
- the PPP1R3E gene encoding protein phosphatase 1 regulatory subunit 3E — translated: MSRERPPRTDIPRNLSFIATLTERAYYRSQRPSLEEEPEESGEAGTRLGARSRDHAPSRGRRARSAPAGGSGTRAPRSRSPDTRKRVRFADALGLELAAVRRFRPGELPRVPLHVQVQLQRDALRHFAPCQPLARGLQEARAALEPASDPGFAARLQAQRICLERAEAGPLGVAGSARVLDLAYEKRVSVRWSADGWRSQREVPAAYAGPAPPPPRADRFAFRLPAPPIGGALLFALRYRVTGHEFWDNNGGRDYALRGPEHPGSGGAPEPQGWIHFI